The genomic interval ggtgtggtgtggccgtggggaggtgtgctgtggtcgtggggaggtgtggtgtggctgtggggaggtgtggtgtggctgtggggaggtgtgctgtggtcgtggggaggtgtggtgtggccgtggggaggtgtggtgtggctgtggggaggtgtggtgtggccgtggggaggtgtgctgtggtcgtggggaggtgtgctgtggctgtggggaggtgtggtgtggtcgtggggaggtgtgctgtggctgtggggaggtgtggtgtggccgtggGGAGGTatggtgtggctgtggggaggtgtggtgtggtcgtggggaggtgtgctgtggtcgtggggagctgtggtgtggctgtggggaggtgtggtgtggctgtggggagGTGTGCTGTGGCCGTGGGGAGGTATGCTGTGGTCgtggggagatgtggtgtggctgtggggaggtgtggtgtggtcgtggggagatgtggtgtggctgtggggaggtgtggtgtggtcgtggggaggtgtggtgtggccgtggggaggtgtggtgtggctgtggggaggtgtggtgtggtcgtggggaggtgtggtgtggctgtggggagGTGTGATGTGgccgtggggaggtgtggtgtggccgtggGGAGGTGTGCTgtgtggtcgtggggaggtgtgctgtggtgaggtgtgctgtggtcgtgggaaggtgtggtgtggctgtggggaggtgtggtgtggtcgtggggaggtgttgtgtggctgtggggaggcgtggtgtggctgtggggagGTGTCCTGTGGCcgtgggaaggtgtggtgtggccgtgggtaggtgtggtgtggccgtggggaggtgtggtgtggctgtggggaggtgtggtgtggctgtggggaggtgtggtgtgcccGTGGGGAGGTGTGGCGTGGCTGTGGGGAGGTATGCTGtggctgtggggaggtgtggtgtggccgtgggaaggtgtggtgtggccgtggGGAGGTATGCTGtggctgtggggaggtgtggtgtggccgtggggaggtgtggtgtggccgtggGGAGGTATGCTGtggctgtggggaggtgtgtTGTGGCcgtgggaaggtgtggtgtggccgtggggaggtgtggtgtggctgtggggagGTATGCTGTGGCCGTGGGGAGGTGTGCTGTGGTCGTGGGGAGGTATGCTGTGGCCGTGGGGAGGTGTGCTGTGgccgtggggaggtgtggtgtggctgtggggaggtgtgctgtggtcgtggggaggtgtggtgtggtcgtggggaggtgTGCTGTGgccgtggggaggtgtggtgtggccgtgggaggtgtggtgtggccgtggggaggtgtggtgtggctgtggggaggtgtggtgtggtcgtggggaggtgtgctgtggctgtggggaggtgtggtgtggccgtgggaggtgtgctgtggtcgtggggaggtgtggtgtggccgtggggaggtgtggtgtggctgtggggaggtgtggtgtggccgtggggaggtgtggtgtggctgtggggaggcgtggtgtggctgtggggaggtgtggtgtgggcgtggggaggtgtggtgtggctgtggggaggtgtggggtggcggtggggaggtgtggtgtggcggtgggGAGGTGTGCTTTGGCCGTGGGTAGGTATAATGTCGTCGTGGGGAGATGTGCCGTGGCCGTGGGGAGGTATATTGTCGCTGTGGGGAGATGTGCTGTAGCCGTGGGGAGATAAGCTATGGCGGTGGGGTGATGTGCCGTGACCGTGGGGTGATGTGTCGTGGCCGTGGGGAGATGTGCCGTGGCCGTGGGGAGATGTGTCGTGGCCGTGGTGAGGTATATTGTCGCTGTGGGGAGTTGTGCTGTAGCCGTGGGGAGATAAGCTATGGCGGTGAGGTGATGTGCCGTGACCGTGGGGAGATGTGTCGTGGCCGTGGGGAGATGTGCCGCAACCGTGGGGTGATGTGCCGTGGCCGTGGGGAGATGTGCCGTGGCCGTGGGGAGATGTGTCGTGGCCGTGGGGAGATGTGCTGTGCCCGTTTTCTTCACAGCTAAGTTTGCACAGCTGAAGGTTTCGTTTTCTATAGAGTATGACTTAGGATATGTAATCATGGAATATtctatatgtgtctatatgtacatATTACACATTCAATATGTACGTATCTCCCCATACAGTAATCTCCCCAATCAGCCGTCTCCCCTTACGTAGCAAACTCCCAACACAGCCCTCTTCCCTCATACGCTAAACTCCCCCATATCCCCTTTGCCACCTCACATGGTAAACTCCCCACACACTGTAACCTCCCCACactaccctctcccctcacagaGTAACCCTCCCATACtaccctctctcccacacagcaAACTCCCAATactaccctctcccctcacacagtaACCTCCCCACAGTGCCGCCTCACCTAAAACAGCAATCCCTTCCCACACTACCTTCTCCCCTTACACAATAACCTTCCCACAGTGCCGCCTCCCCTCACACAGCAATCCCTCCCCACACTACCCTCTCCCCTTACACAATAACCTCCCTACAGTGCCGCCTTCCCCTCACACAGCAATCCCTCTCCAcactacccctctcccctcacacaataACCTCCCCACAGTGCCGCCTTCCCCTTACACAGCAATCCCTCCCCACACTACCCATCTCCCCTCACACAATAACCTCCTCACAGTGTCGCCTCCCCCTCACAGAGCAATCCCTCCCCACACTACCTTCTCCCATCACACAATAACCTCCCCACAGTGCCGCCTTCCCCTCACACAGCAATCCCTCTCcaaacaacccctctcccctcacacaataACTTCCCACAGTGCCGCCTTCCCCTCACACAGCAATCCCTCTCcaaacaacccctctcccctcacacaataACCTCCCCACAGTGTCGCCTCCCCTCACAGAGCAATCCCTCCCCACACTACCCCTCTCTCCTCACATAAAACCTCCCCACAGTGCCGCCTCCCCTCACACAGCAATCCCTCTCcaaacaacccctctcccctcacacaataACCTCCCCACAGTGCCGCCTCCCCCTCACACAGCAATCCCCCCTCTCCAcactacccctctcccctcacacaataACCTCCCCACAGTGCCGCCTCCCCTCACACAGCAATCCCCCCTCTCCAcactacccctctcccctcacacaataACCTCCCTACAGTGCCGCCTCCCCTCACACAGCAACCCcttcccacactccccctccccataGTGCCGCCTCCCCTCACACAgcaatcccccctccccacactgcccctctcccctcacacagccAAGTCCTAACAGCCGACCTCCCCTCTCTTTTACAGAGCTTTCCCCTCACGATGCTGATGACCTTCCACTTGACCGTGACCTTGCTGGCCGGGCTGGCGGCCTCGGGTCAGGCCAGGTCACTCAAGGTCGGCTACCCACTCCAAACGGCAGGGATTTTCGACCCTTGGGACTACGACTACACGTACGGAGACCCAACCTTCCACTATGACGGGGTCCCAGAGAGGTAAGGTCacagtgacgtcacacacacacacacacgtgaaaaggtcaccagggaaaaaaaaaagggggggggagggaggaggggatgaagggggtttggaggtgggggtggggggttccaCTCCTCCCGTACCCtctaagaagaggaggaggaggaggaggaggaggaggaggaggaggaggaggaggaggagggaagtgggggggggggggggggggggtggaagttgTTAGGTGGCTTttgtagaccccccccccccccccctgtgcttGTACAGCCCTCCCTGCCTGGGACACTACAAccttccctcttgtattataactcaAATGGGACACTAcaacctcccctcttgtattataactcaAATGGGACACTAcaacctcccctcttgtattataactcaAATGGGACACTAcaacctcccctcttgtattataactcaAATGGGACACTAcaacctcccctcttgtattataacaTAAATGGAACACTATAcaacctcccctcttgtattacaactcaaataactttttttttttcctatcccctTCAGAGAGACGACAGCGAAGGAGGTCGACCATCCTGTGATCCGCATGGACCCAGAACCGCAGGAGGTCGACCAGGGTCGTCGTCAGGGTGTGTACACCTTGAACGACCCTTACGACTACAGTTACACCTACGGCGACTACATGATGGATTACGAGGTCGTCCCTCCAGCCAGGTGGGTCAAGCAGCGGATGGAGGACTTACCTGTCTCAAAAAACAATCCGGCACTACCCCTTAAATCCGGCCCTACCTCTTAAATCCGGCACTACCCCTTAAGATCCGGCCATACCCCTAAAATCCGGCCCTACCACCTAAAATCCGACCATACCTCTTAAATCCGGCCCTACCCCTTAAATCCGGCACTACCCcttaaagatggagtgataaagattttgagtgatcggggtctgaacatgcaggagggtgaaaggcgtgcaaggaatagagtgaactggaacgatgtggtataccggggtcgacgtgctgtcaatggattgaatcagggcatgtgaagcgtctggggtaaaccgtggaaagttgtgtgttgcctggatgtggaaagggagctgtggtttcggtacattatacatgacagatagaaactgagtgtgaccgaatgtggcctttgttgtcttttcctagcgctacctcgcgcatatgcggggggagggggttgttatttcatgtgtggcggggtggcgatgggaatgaataagggcagacagtatgaattatgtacatgtgtgtatatatgtatatttctgagcgtgtgtatatatgtatacgttgagatgtatgggtatgtatatgtgcgtaccgtcgtgctcaagggtcgtattgtcgtgctcaagggtcgtacttaccgTTGTGCTGCGACCTCCAGCTTGTTAAACCTGGTTAATATCTCGGTGCTGCAGATGTTAACATGAATTAACATCCGGGTGTCTGGCAGATTACCATCCGCCATCAGGAGGCTGCAGGTGTTAACCCATGTTAATATCTCAGCGGTCCGGATGTTAACCAAGATTAACATTCAGGTGTTCCAGATGCTGCCAGGATTAACATCCGGGTGTTAACAGAAGACAACCCTAAATTAACATATGAGTATTCTAGATGTTAAATCGAGATAAATATTTGAGTGTTCTAGATGTTAAATCGAGATTAACATTTGAGTGTTCCAGATGTTAAATCGAGATTAACATTTGAGTGTTCCAGATGTTAAATCGAGATTAACATTTGAGTGTTCCAGATGTTAAATCGACATTAACATTTGAGTGTTCGAAATGTTAAATCGACATTAACATTTGAGTGTTCCAGATGTTAAATCGACATTAACATCTGAGTGTTCCAGACGCTAAATCGAGATTAACATTTGAGCGTTCCAGATGTTAAATCGAACTTGACATATAAGTGTTGCAGATGTTAAATCGAGATTAACATTTGAGAGTTCCAGATGTTAACTCGGTCCATTCCAGACCTACAGGAACCAGCAGAGACGACCCCCAGCCGCCAGGCGGAGCAATACCTGAGGTGGACGACCACTTTATAGGGTCGTCTCCACCACACGACAACCGCgaccactctccctcacaacctGAGGGCGTGGACGAAGAGGGCGTGGAAGAAGAGGGTGTGGGCCAAGAGGGCGTGGACGAAGAGGGTGTGGACGAAGAGGGTGTGGGCCAAGAGGGCGTGGACGAAGAGGGTGTGGGCCAAGAGGGCGTGGACGAAGAGGGTGTGGACGAAGAGGGCGTGGAAGAAGAGGGTGTGGACGAAGAGGGCGTGGATGAAGAGGGCGTGGACGAAGAGGGCGTGGAAGAGTACAGCTCGATTTCCAGACTACTCCAGTGGCTGCAGGATCAGTTGAGGAACGTGagtgtcacttccagtggtgggtgtcagaaagtggtacttccagtggtgggtgtcagaaagtggtacaagttgggtgtcacttccagtggtgggtgtcagaaagtggtacttccagtggtgggtgtcagaaagtggtacaagttgggtgtcacttccagtggtgggtgtcagaaagtggtacaaagttgggtgtcacttccagtggtgggtgtcagaaaGAGGTACAAGTTgggtgtcacttccagtggtgggtgtcagaaagtggtacaaagttgggtgtcacttccagtggtgggtgtcagaaaGGTACAAAGTTgggtgtcacttccagtggtgggtgtcagaaaGAGGtacttccagtggtgggtgtcagaaaGAGGTACAAAGTTgggtgtcacttccagtggtgggtgtcagaaagtggtacaaagttgggtgtcacttccagtggtgggtgtcagaaagtggtacaaagttgggtgtcacttccagtggtgggtgtcagaaagtggtacaaagttggtgtcacttccagtggtggtgtcagaaagtggtacttccagtggtgggtgtaagaaagtggtacaaagttggtgtcacttccagtggtggtgtcagaaagtggtacaaagttgggtgtccacttccagtggtggtgtcagaaagtggtacaagttgggtgtcacttccagtggtggtgtcagaaagtggtacttccagtggtgggtgtcagaaagtggtacaaagttggtgtcacttcca from Panulirus ornatus isolate Po-2019 chromosome 27, ASM3632096v1, whole genome shotgun sequence carries:
- the LOC139757673 gene encoding uncharacterized protein; amino-acid sequence: MLMTFHLTVTLLAGLAASGQARSLKVGYPLQTAGIFDPWDYDYTYGDPTFHYDGVPERETTAKEVDHPVIRMDPEPQEVDQGRRQGVYTLNDPYDYSYTYGDYMMDYEVVPPARPTGTSRDDPQPPGGAIPEVDDHFIGSSPPHDNRDHSPSQPEGVDEEGVEEEGVGQEGVDEEGVDEEGVGQEGVDEEGVGQEGVDEEGVDEEGVEEEGVDEEGVDEEGVDEEGVEEYSSISRLLQWLQDQLRNVSVTSSGGCQKVVLPVVGVRKWYKLGVTSSGGCQKVVLPVVGVRKWYKLGVTSSVVVSESGTSPCFGTPVPVPHVIMELSPSTPMLSWYPGLFQTIV